Proteins from a genomic interval of Oharaeibacter diazotrophicus:
- a CDS encoding DUF1153 domain-containing protein, giving the protein MTEQMRPRVKYVIGPDGSPLTIADLPPEDTKRWVIRRKAEVVAAVRGGLLSLEEACKRYTLTTEEFISWQQSIDRHGLAGLRATRVQQYRG; this is encoded by the coding sequence ATGACCGAACAGATGCGCCCGAGGGTGAAGTACGTGATCGGGCCGGACGGAAGTCCGCTCACGATCGCGGATCTGCCCCCCGAGGACACCAAGAGATGGGTTATCCGTCGCAAGGCAGAGGTCGTCGCCGCCGTCCGTGGCGGGCTCCTCTCCCTCGAGGAGGCCTGCAAACGCTACACCCTGACCACGGAGGAGTTCATCTCCTGGCAGCAGTCGATCGACCGTCACGGTCTGGCCGGACTGCGGGCCACGCGGGTGCAGCAATACCGCGGCTGA
- a CDS encoding flagellar hook assembly protein FlgD: protein MSVASTTARTVAAASTASTSATSSTSSTSSSSESSSSTTSAATNSLFANYDMFLKLLTTQLQVQNPLEPMDAEKFTEQLVQYSAVEQQMKTNENLQAMLATMVSSTALSLVNYIGKTVEATSDTTRLETDGTATWKLTAGAEAKGAKVTIRNSAGALIYSGNKDFAKGENTFSWDGKGNDGTTAPAGDYTITVEGTDADGKAVAFSTKVKGVVESIDTSNAEPYLKVNGVLVPLSRLISIGSS from the coding sequence ATGTCGGTCGCCAGCACCACCGCCCGCACCGTCGCCGCCGCCAGCACGGCCTCGACCAGCGCCACGTCGAGCACCTCGAGCACTTCGAGTTCCAGCGAGAGCTCGTCGTCGACCACCTCGGCGGCGACCAACAGCCTGTTCGCCAACTACGACATGTTCCTGAAGCTGTTGACCACGCAGCTCCAGGTGCAGAACCCGCTGGAGCCGATGGACGCCGAGAAGTTCACCGAACAGCTGGTGCAGTACTCGGCGGTCGAACAGCAGATGAAGACCAACGAGAACCTGCAGGCCATGCTGGCGACCATGGTGAGCAGCACCGCGCTCAGCCTCGTCAACTACATCGGCAAGACCGTGGAGGCGACCTCGGACACCACCCGCCTCGAGACCGACGGCACCGCGACCTGGAAGCTGACCGCCGGCGCCGAGGCCAAGGGCGCCAAGGTGACGATCCGCAACTCGGCCGGCGCGCTGATCTACTCGGGCAACAAGGACTTCGCCAAGGGCGAGAACACCTTCTCCTGGGACGGCAAGGGCAACGACGGCACCACGGCGCCGGCCGGCGACTACACCATCACCGTCGAGGGCACCGACGCCGACGGCAAGGCGGTGGCCTTCAGCACCAAGGTCAAGGGCGTGGTGGAGTCGATCGACACCTCCAACGCCGAGCCGTACCTCAAGGTCAACGGCGTGCTGGTGCCGCTGTCGCGCCTGATCTCGATCGGGTCGTCGTGA